One genomic region from Natrinema sp. DC36 encodes:
- a CDS encoding SRPBCC family protein: MFASINEDVPSLEEWLGDYKWYLDIQLKLPDGGMEVVGEPHRWVVDANWKTIADNFNGDSYHTAWAHGSVVDLELGGEETVGHAGTGDSIDHHIHCDGHTTSIRGFEDEDVFLTYPDEIVDELFSGDDLSEEQWQVARQALSFTGAIFPNFGFLHFGDTTDDPNKDVAPFFTIRKWRPLGPDQMELWSWGLVPKNAPESFKERMYKMYTSNFGPTGNFEQDDVPIWKSITEAAGGQFARSQNLQLNYQMGLEWMSEMALDEDWDGPGFAYSENLEEGGMRLFHEQWYEMLAGNDREDALGTPMNVGVER, encoded by the coding sequence CGCGTCGATTAACGAAGACGTCCCGTCGCTTGAGGAGTGGCTAGGTGACTACAAGTGGTACTTGGATATCCAGTTGAAACTCCCCGACGGTGGTATGGAAGTCGTCGGCGAACCTCATCGATGGGTCGTCGATGCCAACTGGAAAACCATCGCGGACAATTTCAACGGCGATAGCTACCATACCGCGTGGGCACACGGGTCAGTCGTCGACCTTGAACTCGGCGGCGAAGAGACGGTCGGCCACGCCGGGACCGGCGATAGCATCGACCACCATATCCATTGTGACGGCCACACAACGAGTATCCGCGGCTTCGAGGACGAAGACGTCTTCCTGACGTATCCGGACGAAATCGTCGATGAGCTGTTCTCTGGTGACGATCTCTCCGAGGAACAGTGGCAGGTCGCTCGACAGGCACTCTCGTTTACTGGTGCGATCTTCCCTAACTTCGGCTTCCTCCACTTCGGAGATACGACGGACGATCCGAACAAGGACGTCGCACCGTTCTTCACGATTCGGAAGTGGCGGCCCCTGGGTCCCGATCAGATGGAGCTCTGGAGCTGGGGCCTCGTTCCGAAGAACGCGCCGGAATCGTTCAAAGAGCGAATGTACAAGATGTACACCTCGAACTTCGGCCCGACCGGGAACTTCGAACAGGACGACGTCCCGATTTGGAAGAGCATCACCGAAGCGGCCGGCGGGCAGTTCGCCCGGAGCCAGAATCTCCAGCTGAACTACCAGATGGGGCTGGAATGGATGAGCGAGATGGCACTAGACGAGGACTGGGACGGTCCCGGGTTCGCCTATTCGGAGAACTTAGAAGAAGGCGGCATGCGCCTGTTCCACGAGCAGTGGTATGAGATGCTCGCCGGTAACGACCGGGAAGACGCCCTCGGCACGCCGATGAACGTGGGGGTGGAACGATGA
- a CDS encoding 3-phenylpropionate/cinnamic acid dioxygenase subunit beta has translation MKLSDREDEIEELLVERDVRKFLNHEAELLDTRELHEWFDLIAENITYHMPRRLMRENTADVFSGDSYYFDESYGSLKARVMRFDSEYAWAERPPTRTERYVTNVVVTDYDDEVIDVESNLLVYVSRGDSEEHDFYSAKREDTLRRDGDSFEIVDRKILLNQTILSTDNISIFL, from the coding sequence ATGAAACTCAGCGACCGAGAGGACGAAATCGAAGAACTCCTCGTCGAACGGGACGTCCGGAAGTTCCTCAACCACGAAGCGGAGTTACTCGACACGAGGGAACTCCACGAGTGGTTCGACCTCATCGCCGAGAATATCACCTACCACATGCCGCGTCGGCTGATGCGGGAGAACACGGCGGACGTCTTTAGCGGCGATAGCTACTACTTCGACGAAAGCTACGGCTCGCTAAAGGCCCGTGTGATGCGATTCGACTCGGAGTACGCCTGGGCAGAGCGTCCGCCGACGCGGACCGAACGGTACGTGACGAACGTCGTCGTCACCGACTACGATGACGAGGTGATCGACGTCGAAAGCAATCTCCTCGTCTACGTGAGTCGCGGTGACAGCGAGGAACACGACTTCTACTCGGCCAAGCGAGAGGACACGCTCCGACGGGACGGCGACTCCTTCGAGATCGTCGACAGGAAGATACTGCTCAACCAAACGATCCTCAGTACGGACAATATCTCTATCTTCCTATGA
- a CDS encoding aldehyde dehydrogenase family protein, which yields MSVEHDTETEFTIDADWNDMYVGGEWRSSSDRETIEVENPATREVVSEVPAATDDDVDDAYAAAVDAQEEWRNDLPQERGEIIEEVQRLIEDNHEELTELLAIESGSARPKASREFTSTGEMMRDVVTYPFRMTGDHSQSKIAHKENIVKREPIGVVTVISPWNFPFQLSLRAVAPAIALGNSVVLKPATETPISGGLLIARLFEEAGLPDGVLNVVTGHGSEIGDHVASHPDLSAVAFTGSTHVGQRVAKNAAEQLALPAMELGGNNPHVVLDDADLEQAVDAGIFGSFMHQGQICISINRHLVHGSLYDDYVERFVQRAAELPVGDPLDNETIVGPIISESERDTILEYVEQSVEDGATLELGGTADGLFVEPTVLSDMRNDMAAACNEHFGPVAPIIPFETDEAAIELANATKYGLAASVHSTDISRARTVADEIEAGMVHINDQPINNEPHVPFGGTKASGMGRYNGEWIIDEFTEPKWTSIQHEPRTYSF from the coding sequence ATGAGCGTAGAACACGATACCGAGACCGAATTCACGATCGATGCGGACTGGAACGATATGTATGTCGGCGGCGAATGGCGCTCTTCGAGCGACCGGGAGACCATCGAGGTCGAGAACCCGGCAACTCGAGAGGTAGTCAGCGAAGTCCCAGCGGCGACTGACGACGACGTCGACGACGCGTACGCGGCGGCAGTCGACGCACAGGAGGAGTGGCGAAATGACCTCCCGCAGGAACGCGGCGAGATCATCGAAGAGGTACAGCGGCTCATCGAGGACAACCACGAGGAACTTACCGAACTGCTAGCGATCGAGTCGGGCAGTGCGCGTCCGAAGGCGTCCCGCGAGTTCACGTCGACGGGCGAAATGATGCGCGACGTCGTGACCTACCCGTTCCGGATGACGGGCGATCACAGCCAGTCGAAGATCGCCCACAAGGAGAACATCGTTAAACGCGAGCCGATCGGCGTGGTGACCGTCATTTCGCCCTGGAACTTCCCGTTCCAGCTCTCGCTGCGCGCCGTCGCGCCAGCGATCGCCTTGGGTAACTCAGTCGTACTCAAGCCCGCGACCGAGACGCCGATCAGCGGCGGCCTCCTCATCGCTCGGCTCTTCGAGGAAGCCGGCCTACCGGACGGCGTCCTGAACGTCGTCACTGGCCACGGCTCGGAGATCGGCGATCACGTCGCGTCGCACCCCGATCTGTCGGCCGTTGCCTTTACCGGGTCGACACACGTCGGACAGCGCGTTGCGAAAAACGCTGCCGAGCAACTCGCGCTGCCGGCGATGGAGCTCGGCGGGAATAATCCGCATGTCGTCCTAGACGACGCCGACCTCGAGCAGGCGGTCGACGCGGGGATCTTCGGCTCGTTCATGCATCAGGGCCAGATCTGTATCTCGATCAATCGCCACCTGGTCCACGGGTCGCTTTACGACGACTACGTCGAGCGGTTCGTCCAACGGGCAGCGGAGCTCCCGGTCGGTGATCCGCTTGACAACGAGACGATCGTCGGGCCGATTATCAGCGAATCCGAGCGCGATACGATCCTTGAGTACGTCGAGCAGTCGGTTGAGGACGGTGCAACGCTCGAGCTCGGTGGGACCGCCGACGGACTGTTCGTCGAGCCGACGGTGCTGTCGGACATGCGAAACGACATGGCTGCAGCGTGTAACGAGCACTTCGGACCGGTCGCACCGATTATTCCGTTCGAAACCGACGAGGCGGCCATTGAATTGGCGAACGCAACTAAGTACGGGCTGGCGGCATCGGTCCACTCGACGGATATTTCACGGGCGCGAACCGTTGCCGACGAAATCGAGGCCGGAATGGTCCACATCAACGATCAGCCGATTAACAACGAGCCACACGTTCCGTTCGGCGGGACCAAGGCTTCCGGAATGGGTCGGTACAACGGTGAGTGGATCATTGATGAGTTCACCGAACCGAAGTGGACCTCGATTCAGCACGAGCCGCGGACCTACTCCTTCTGA
- a CDS encoding metallophosphoesterase family protein, with protein MRIGLISDVHGNMPALAAVLEDMPDVNEYVHAGDIVGYGPDPEAVIETFHEYDITSIQGNHDRAVLGEFHDNFHDIPKTAALWTTDRLGTDALAYLEELSTELELYDGRVRVAHGAPDKPNEYTYPEEFSASLLSDESVLVLGHTHMQAISKFDDGIVVNPGSIGLPRDGDWRAGYAVLDLNTNRVDLHRVEYPKDKVQRRIEEYDLPSELADGIEHGELVFGRTKRSVQDSVE; from the coding sequence ATGAGGATTGGACTCATTAGCGACGTTCACGGTAACATGCCAGCGCTCGCGGCCGTGCTCGAAGACATGCCTGACGTCAACGAGTACGTCCACGCGGGGGATATAGTTGGCTACGGTCCGGACCCCGAGGCCGTGATCGAGACGTTTCATGAATACGACATCACGTCGATTCAGGGAAATCACGATCGAGCGGTCCTAGGTGAGTTCCATGACAACTTCCACGACATTCCGAAAACCGCCGCTCTCTGGACGACCGATCGTCTCGGAACTGATGCACTGGCGTATCTCGAGGAGTTGTCGACCGAACTCGAACTCTACGACGGGCGCGTCCGCGTTGCACACGGTGCACCGGACAAGCCGAACGAGTACACGTATCCGGAGGAGTTCTCCGCATCGCTGCTCTCGGACGAATCGGTCCTGGTGCTCGGACATACGCACATGCAAGCAATATCCAAATTCGACGACGGCATCGTCGTCAATCCAGGAAGCATCGGGCTTCCGCGGGACGGGGACTGGCGGGCGGGGTACGCCGTGCTCGATCTCAACACCAATCGCGTCGACCTCCACCGGGTAGAATATCCCAAAGACAAGGTACAGCGCCGCATCGAGGAGTACGACCTGCCGTCGGAACTCGCCGACGGGATCGAACACGGCGAGCTCGTCTTCGGTCGCACGAAGCGGTCCGTTCAGGACTCGGTCGAATAG
- a CDS encoding PEP-utilizing enzyme translates to MNRANSARERFPYAGEVELPAELNGWEKMYPEYFCFELTDDRTDYERDQFWFWDKKDSTDPILPWDMTISAQAWQIAMAQNTSRVFAIPPSMAVDIRVIAGYVYFSGIQVEDEELLEDRAEIFTERSEYYYENYEALYNGTWLPAVKEIGSKIQSLEVPEELPEYVPEDVITEAKGQSTRTLQILENYNRLTELVLEGWQRHFEFLYLAYLAYMQFTETCRELFPNISDDAIGKMVSAVEADVFRPDQELDKLAQNAVDLGGDVPEIVKSDAEPDEKIDRLRESEDGQAFMELFEDAKDPWFYMTYGDGFHSHKGSWIDDLEAPFNHLKTKVERLEDGEPLGRDFDKLQAERDEIVDEYRQYLDSSEQEQFDHAYETCMSIYEYAENHQFWIENWLHTIVFGKMREFGQLAVNHGLLADADDIFLFDRFEVAELLEETCNTWALGRGAFVSERWQSRVEERREIFEGAQDWDPSPALGNPPETVTDPLMQMLWGITTEKVNDWLDVESDDGDGSELNGFGSSSGQVEGRARVVSDAKDISKLEEDEILVASLTDPAWAPVFPRAKGAVTDDGGITSHAAIVCREYGLPAVTGTGHATSAIDTGDLVRLDGESGEVEILEKAT, encoded by the coding sequence ATGAATCGAGCAAACAGTGCGCGTGAGCGGTTCCCGTACGCCGGGGAGGTAGAGCTGCCGGCCGAACTGAACGGCTGGGAGAAGATGTACCCAGAGTACTTCTGCTTCGAACTGACGGACGACCGGACGGACTACGAGCGCGATCAGTTCTGGTTCTGGGACAAGAAAGACTCGACGGATCCGATTCTGCCGTGGGATATGACGATCAGTGCCCAGGCATGGCAGATTGCGATGGCGCAGAACACGAGCCGCGTGTTCGCGATTCCGCCGTCAATGGCGGTCGACATTCGTGTGATCGCTGGCTACGTGTACTTCAGCGGCATTCAGGTCGAAGACGAGGAACTCCTCGAGGACCGCGCTGAGATCTTCACGGAACGAAGCGAATACTACTACGAGAACTACGAGGCGCTCTACAACGGCACATGGTTGCCAGCGGTCAAAGAGATCGGGAGCAAAATCCAGTCGCTCGAGGTCCCCGAGGAACTCCCAGAGTACGTTCCTGAAGACGTCATCACCGAGGCAAAGGGACAGAGCACCCGGACTCTGCAGATACTGGAGAATTACAACCGGCTGACTGAACTCGTGCTCGAAGGCTGGCAGCGACACTTCGAGTTTCTCTACCTCGCATACTTGGCGTACATGCAGTTCACGGAGACCTGTCGCGAGCTCTTCCCGAACATCTCCGACGATGCGATCGGGAAGATGGTCTCCGCAGTCGAGGCGGACGTTTTCCGGCCGGATCAGGAACTCGACAAGCTCGCCCAAAACGCAGTCGATCTGGGCGGTGACGTTCCCGAAATCGTCAAATCGGATGCGGAGCCCGACGAGAAAATCGACCGATTACGGGAGAGCGAGGACGGACAGGCGTTCATGGAATTGTTTGAGGACGCCAAAGATCCCTGGTTCTACATGACCTACGGCGATGGCTTCCACAGTCACAAGGGATCGTGGATCGACGACCTCGAAGCCCCGTTCAACCATCTCAAGACGAAGGTCGAACGGCTCGAGGACGGCGAACCGCTCGGACGCGACTTCGATAAACTACAGGCAGAGCGCGACGAGATCGTCGACGAGTACCGCCAGTACCTCGACTCGAGCGAGCAGGAACAGTTTGATCATGCGTACGAGACCTGTATGTCGATCTACGAGTACGCCGAAAACCACCAGTTCTGGATCGAGAACTGGCTCCACACAATCGTCTTCGGCAAGATGCGTGAGTTCGGTCAGCTGGCCGTCAACCATGGACTGCTGGCCGACGCTGACGACATCTTCCTCTTCGACCGATTCGAAGTCGCAGAGCTTCTCGAAGAGACGTGCAACACGTGGGCGCTCGGACGCGGAGCCTTCGTCTCTGAGCGATGGCAGTCCCGGGTCGAGGAGCGGCGCGAGATTTTCGAGGGGGCTCAGGACTGGGATCCGTCGCCCGCGCTCGGAAACCCACCTGAAACCGTTACTGATCCGCTCATGCAGATGCTGTGGGGAATCACGACCGAGAAGGTCAACGACTGGCTCGACGTCGAGTCCGACGACGGAGATGGTTCCGAACTCAACGGGTTCGGCTCTTCGTCCGGGCAAGTCGAAGGCAGGGCTCGCGTCGTCAGCGACGCGAAAGACATCAGCAAGTTAGAAGAAGACGAGATTCTCGTCGCGTCCCTCACGGATCCCGCGTGGGCACCAGTGTTCCCGCGAGCGAAGGGTGCGGTCACTGACGACGGCGGAATTACGAGCCACGCTGCGATCGTCTGTCGCGAGTACGGACTGCCCGCTGTAACTGGCACTGGACACGCGACGTCGGCGATCGATACCGGTGATCTGGTCCGCCTCGACGGAGAAAGCGGCGAGGTCGAGATTCTCGAGAAAGCAACGTGA
- a CDS encoding PEP/pyruvate-binding domain-containing protein — MTDSTYILYFEEPACNKDSVPLVGGKNASLGELMEVDESVQVPPGFAVTTEFYETFIDERNLDKYIPERLADVDFDDDTSVAAASEDIRACIEEASFPPALDEALASAWEQLQERNRSNELEVAVRSSATAEDLPDASFAGQQDTYLNVRELGQVKRRTKECMASLFTARAISYREENRFDHDEVLISVGIQKMVEARSSGVMFTVNPANGDRSKVRIESNWGLGESVVSGKVTPDSFLVDKPVYKIVDRNITKKSVMTVPTDTGIEEISVDEDRKDVPSLTANEIIDLTDVAKAIERHYGEPQDIEWAIRETGDETQLYILQSRPETTWNDTKHDETKSESPSESEKQGNKSTAASILDRL; from the coding sequence ATGACTGATTCAACGTACATTCTGTATTTCGAGGAGCCGGCATGCAACAAGGACAGCGTCCCGCTCGTCGGGGGTAAGAACGCATCACTCGGTGAGCTAATGGAGGTAGATGAGTCTGTACAGGTGCCGCCTGGCTTCGCTGTAACGACGGAGTTTTACGAAACGTTCATCGACGAACGCAATCTTGACAAATACATCCCCGAGCGACTTGCGGACGTTGACTTCGACGACGATACGTCCGTTGCAGCAGCCAGCGAGGATATCCGAGCGTGTATCGAGGAGGCGTCGTTTCCGCCCGCTCTCGACGAGGCGTTAGCGTCCGCGTGGGAGCAGTTACAGGAACGAAATCGGTCGAACGAGCTTGAGGTCGCCGTTCGCTCGTCGGCGACGGCGGAGGATCTCCCCGATGCCTCGTTCGCCGGGCAACAGGACACGTACCTCAACGTTCGCGAACTCGGCCAAGTAAAGCGACGCACGAAAGAGTGCATGGCGAGCCTGTTCACCGCTCGTGCAATCTCGTACCGAGAGGAGAACAGGTTCGATCACGACGAAGTCTTGATCAGCGTTGGCATTCAGAAGATGGTCGAAGCGCGGTCGTCCGGCGTGATGTTTACGGTCAACCCCGCGAACGGAGACCGATCGAAAGTTCGGATCGAATCCAACTGGGGACTCGGCGAGTCAGTCGTGAGCGGGAAAGTAACGCCAGACAGCTTTCTCGTCGACAAGCCGGTTTACAAGATCGTTGACCGGAACATCACCAAGAAAAGCGTCATGACGGTTCCGACTGATACTGGCATTGAAGAGATTTCCGTCGATGAAGATCGGAAGGACGTCCCGTCTCTTACCGCTAACGAAATCATTGATCTTACGGATGTTGCGAAAGCGATCGAACGACATTACGGTGAGCCACAGGACATCGAGTGGGCGATCAGAGAAACTGGTGACGAGACACAGCTGTATATCCTCCAGAGTCGACCAGAAACGACCTGGAACGACACTAAACACGACGAGACAAAGTCAGAGTCCCCCTCGGAATCAGAGAAACAAGGGAATAAGAGCACGGCAGCGAGCATTCTCGATCGACTCTGA
- a CDS encoding HalOD1 output domain-containing protein produces the protein MSSTDSPVKYTCSEDDPVSQTVIAAVAEAANRDPIELDPLYEYIDLDALNSLFHPHSSDEADQDDVYLEFTYTTYRVAVTANYVHVSQVEGSESSSTVDL, from the coding sequence ATGTCAAGCACAGATTCCCCTGTCAAATATACGTGTAGTGAGGATGACCCTGTCAGCCAAACAGTCATAGCTGCTGTTGCAGAGGCAGCAAATCGTGATCCGATTGAGTTGGATCCGCTCTATGAATATATCGACCTTGATGCCCTGAACAGTCTCTTTCATCCCCACTCCAGTGATGAGGCGGATCAAGACGACGTGTATCTGGAATTCACCTATACAACGTATCGCGTCGCAGTGACCGCCAACTACGTTCACGTATCTCAGGTAGAAGGATCGGAGAGCAGCAGTACAGTCGACCTGTAA
- a CDS encoding TRIC cation channel family protein: MGQDLLGVLVGDPFAVMNTIGLLAFALVGSSKAIREEFDLLGITVVGLAMAFAGGVTRDLLVARVPLALQSPIEITLGLLGVGLAIALSVVLTSPDTHPITLVADAIGLAAFTTTGAIVATEAGVSVFSIVAIATINAVGGGAFADILLDQSPFILFDDFYASCAVLGGSTYFLAGVGGVSGSTAAGICAVVTVLTRLAAVTRDWNLPTVQGLGLVEQ; the protein is encoded by the coding sequence ATGGGGCAGGACCTACTCGGAGTATTGGTCGGCGATCCGTTCGCGGTGATGAATACGATCGGCTTACTCGCGTTCGCTCTCGTCGGATCATCGAAGGCGATCCGTGAGGAATTCGACCTGCTCGGAATTACTGTCGTCGGGCTGGCGATGGCATTCGCTGGCGGAGTGACGCGCGATCTCCTCGTGGCGCGAGTTCCGTTAGCGCTTCAGTCCCCGATCGAAATCACTCTAGGACTGCTCGGAGTCGGCTTAGCGATCGCACTGAGTGTCGTCCTTACGTCTCCAGATACGCATCCGATCACGCTCGTCGCGGACGCTATCGGGCTCGCCGCGTTTACGACGACCGGTGCCATCGTCGCCACCGAAGCGGGCGTTTCAGTATTTAGTATCGTCGCTATTGCAACGATTAATGCAGTCGGTGGTGGTGCGTTTGCCGATATCCTTCTGGATCAATCCCCGTTTATCCTCTTCGATGATTTCTACGCGAGTTGTGCGGTGCTGGGCGGAAGCACATACTTTCTAGCGGGGGTCGGCGGCGTCTCTGGGAGTACCGCTGCCGGAATATGCGCGGTCGTTACCGTGCTAACGCGGTTAGCTGCGGTCACTCGTGACTGGAACCTTCCGACAGTACAGGGATTAGGACTCGTTGAACAGTAA
- a CDS encoding HalOD1 output domain-containing protein, with translation MTPNLIQNKPPVNAVTEAVAEATDSNPLDLPPLYDAIDPDALNTLFNESETNIQVLFQYAGFEIVIQDGEVEVESLQGEF, from the coding sequence ATGACACCGAACTTGATACAGAACAAACCACCAGTAAACGCAGTAACCGAAGCCGTAGCAGAAGCAACCGACAGTAACCCACTGGACCTTCCTCCGCTATACGACGCTATAGACCCAGACGCATTGAATACACTATTCAATGAATCCGAAACGAACATCCAAGTGCTATTCCAATATGCAGGTTTCGAGATAGTAATACAAGATGGGGAGGTTGAGGTAGAATCACTTCAGGGAGAGTTCTGA
- a CDS encoding helix-turn-helix domain-containing protein: MEISPPLGQVSLESVPDMELLFEDIRSAGDEPWKIIVWAMGDDFEKYESTLTIDPTIDTYDCLTKLPEKRLYGLRLSDEGQHQTIHTVSVEHDITIIRLTATANKEELLARFPSRDAVAHLRKACLERNRRFELLNLYKEKSVKKDGGLESRYGITTGQKEALLTALEKGYFNVPRETTMDEIAEELCISTSALSTRLRRGQQALLLNTLA, translated from the coding sequence GTGGAAATAAGTCCTCCGCTGGGGCAAGTTTCTCTAGAAAGTGTTCCAGATATGGAGCTTCTTTTTGAGGATATCCGTTCGGCAGGGGATGAACCGTGGAAGATAATTGTATGGGCAATGGGCGACGACTTTGAAAAATATGAAAGTACACTCACTATAGATCCAACGATTGATACCTATGATTGTCTAACAAAATTGCCAGAGAAACGTTTGTATGGGCTAAGGCTATCAGATGAGGGGCAACACCAAACAATCCATACGGTTTCTGTAGAACACGATATAACGATTATTCGTCTTACTGCGACGGCTAACAAGGAAGAACTTTTAGCTCGATTTCCGTCACGCGATGCAGTTGCTCATTTGCGAAAGGCTTGTCTTGAACGGAATCGACGATTTGAATTGCTTAACCTCTATAAAGAAAAATCGGTAAAGAAGGATGGGGGCCTTGAAAGCCGATACGGTATTACGACCGGGCAAAAGGAGGCTCTTCTTACTGCTCTTGAAAAAGGCTATTTCAATGTACCGAGGGAAACAACAATGGATGAGATCGCTGAGGAACTCTGCATCTCTACATCCGCTCTGTCAACTCGGCTTCGGCGTGGACAGCAAGCACTGCTTCTCAATACATTAGCCTAA
- a CDS encoding HalOD1 output domain-containing protein — protein MSNRHLLFEIVDALETEGLGRDEYQLQRVIDVEALKQLVNSANDDLEIRFSVGEFRVLVTRSDVRILTNL, from the coding sequence ATGAGTAATCGGCACCTCCTCTTCGAAATCGTCGATGCGCTCGAAACGGAGGGACTCGGTCGTGACGAGTATCAACTGCAACGGGTGATCGACGTCGAAGCACTCAAGCAACTCGTGAACTCGGCGAACGATGACCTCGAGATTAGATTCTCGGTCGGAGAATTTCGTGTCCTCGTCACACGGTCCGACGTACGGATCCTCACGAATCTGTAG